One Purpureocillium takamizusanense chromosome 1, complete sequence genomic window carries:
- the RPF2 gene encoding rRNA-binding ribosome biosynthesis protein rpf2 (COG:J~BUSCO:EOG09263EBB~EggNog:ENOG503NV15), with product MLRQVKPRNARSKRALEKREPKAIENPKTCLFLRGSSCSQVVQDALNDLHALRLPLAKKFTKKNPIHPFEDASSLEFFSEKNDASLLVFGSTQKKRPHAITFVRTFGHKVLDMLETYLDPDSFRAMAQFKNKKFAVGLRPMLLFAGAAFESPVANEYTLAKSMLLDFFRGEPSDKIDVEGLQYIVSVTAEDEVAAGGDGSGSGSGKPAIHLRVYLIRTKRSGQKLPRVEVEEIGPRMDLRVGRVQEADESMLKEAMRKPRGTEEKTKKNVTTDSMGDKLGRVHLGRQDLSQLQLRKMKGLKRSRGDDDEPREDVVEEDPKRAKH from the exons ATGCTTCGCCAAGT CAAACCTCGCAACGCCCGCTCCAAGCGGGCCCTCGAGAAGCGCGAGCCCAAGGCCATCGAGAACCCCAAGACGTGCCTCTTCCTACGCGGCTCCTCGTGCTCGCAGGTGGTGCAGGACGCGCTCAACGACCTGCACGCGCTGCGCCTCCCGCTGGCCAAGAAGTTCACCAAGAAGAACCCCATCCACCCCTTCGAggacgcctcgtcgctcgagtTCTTCTCCGAGAAGAACGACGCCAGCCTGCTCGTCTTTGGCAGCACGCAGAAGAAGCGGCCCCACGCCATCACCTTTGTCCGCACCTTTGGCCACAAGGTGCTCGACATGCTCGAGACGTACCTCGACCCGGACTCGTTccgcgccatggcccagttcaagaacaagaagttcgccgtcggcctgcgGCCCATGCTGCTCTTCGCCGGCGCAGCGTTCGAGAGCCCCGTCGCCAACGAGTATACCCTCGCCAAGAGCATGCTGCTCGACTTCTTCCGCGGCGAGCCCTCGGACAAgatcgacgtcgagggcctgcagtACATTGtctccgtcaccgccgaggacgaggttgctgctggcggcgacggcagtggcagtggcagcggcaagccCGCCATCCACCTGCGCGTCTACCTCATCCGCACCAAGCGCAGCGGCCAGAAGCTCCcgcgcgtcgaggtcgaggagatTGGCCCGCGCATGgacctgcgcgtcggccgcgtccaggaggccgacgagtccatgctcaaggaggccatGCGCAAGCCCCGCGGCACCgaggagaagacgaagaaaaACGTCACCACCGACTCCATGGGCGACAAACTGGGACgcgtccacctcggccgccaggacctgagccagctccagctccgaaAGATGAAGGGCCTGAAGCGGTCaagaggcgacgacgacgagccccgcgaggacgtcgtcgaggaggacccCAAGAGGGCCAAGCACTAA